A stretch of Brassica napus cultivar Da-Ae chromosome C6, Da-Ae, whole genome shotgun sequence DNA encodes these proteins:
- the LOC106359129 gene encoding uncharacterized protein LOC106359129, with protein sequence MLRPSTIDPDVLNQRREQDKVFALLLTLHPSYGDLIKHILRNKELPSLDEVCSEIHKEKGSVDLFGGGKKDLVLANQADGVANKSSYKAEDKKVWICDHCKKKGHGKYKCWILHPHLKPQKFRTDYNDAKANFSCDIGEPSVQGSMRQTNEVCENKGRASSSGSTLRNTQDETIRRSDIEALIKLLKDNSGNLLGTSLHAIACGTSLNAITKFNLTKPLVIDSGASHHMISDLKLIKNIVPALGNVTIANGERVPIKGVCNLRLFNKDSKAFYMPSFTSNLLSVKRATNDLNCSVTFTPNDVYF encoded by the coding sequence ATGCTCAGGCCATCAACTATTGATCCTGATGTGCTTAATcaaaggagagagcaagacaaggtctttgcttTGCTACTTACCCTCCATCCAAGCTATGGTGACCTCATCAAGCACATCCTAAGGAATAAGGAGCTACCTTCTCTAGATGAGGTATGCTCTGAGATTCACAAGGAGAAAGGCTCAGTTGATCTCTTTGGAGGAGGAAAGAAAGATCTGGTGCTTGCAAACCAGGCTGATGGAGTAGCAAACAAAAGTTCTTACAAAGCTGAAGACAAGAAGGTGTGgatttgtgatcattgcaagaagaaagGCCATGGAAAGTacaagtgctggatactccatccccatctcaagccacAGAAGTTCAGGACAGATTACAATGATGCCAAAGCAAACTTCTCTTGTGATATTGGTGAGCCATCTGTACAAGGCAGCATGCGCCAGACCAATGAAGTTTGTGAGAACAAAGGAAGAGCTTCCAGCAGTGGCTCAACTTTAAGGAACACTCAAGATGAGACCATCAGGAGATCTGATATTGAGGCTCTCATCAAGCTCCTTAAGGATAACTCTGGTAACTTACTTGGTACCTCTTTACATGCTATTGCTTGTGGAACTTCCTTGAATGCtataactaaatttaatttGACAAAACCTTTAGTTATAGATTCAGGAGCTAgtcaccacatgatcagtgatttaaaattgattaaaaacattgtccCTGCCTTAGGAAATGTTACAATAGCTAATGGTGAAAGAGTACCAATTAAAGGAGTATGTAATCTTAGGTTGTTTAACAAAGattctaaagctttctatatgcctagCTTCACCTCAAACTTGTTATCAGTTAAAAGAGCTACTAATGACTTGAATTGCAGTGTTACTTTCACTCCTAATGATGTCTATTTTTAG